A portion of the Brassica napus cultivar Da-Ae unplaced genomic scaffold, Da-Ae ScsIHWf_2536;HRSCAF=3277, whole genome shotgun sequence genome contains these proteins:
- the LOC125601362 gene encoding probable cyclin-dependent serine/threonine-protein kinase DDB_G0292550 encodes MKNEIEQESLSCGAPCFVRKPIKPNDPNNMWKHALDRRINDGSIQDDTDGSIQDDTDGSEKIQEKTSSSDPCDGDSSSKKTKRVTIKWTSALENEFFMAIEHIGLHKATPKRILKFMDQKSLTRAHIASKLQKYRRNLKRDEDQRMKDRIAMHSTFSSADGYINPQHSYNYNTRLGNNNLFNVQPGYGLGQTSFMGNNNAGLHDSLNCMNRRPTYDLSQTGSKLLPMRGNLGFQNGMLPVKEEWRSIPGTSQAPRFGQYGTTSNALGMNYNPTTGTMGSNNYVGIRGDENGDLVGLGGLRVNGNGNGSFSGARVHGTGSGSLQGMSVYGNGHGSSLGGRGVHGTGNGSLERMRVPGNGHGTGNGSLGGIRVHGTGNGSLERIRVPGNGHVTGNGHGTGNGSLGGIRIHGNNNGIRIHDTSNGYGSFGGVKVHGTGNSNFSPDGIIVHGNSNSNDSLGGIRVHGTDSVGGIRVHGTDAGSVVGGNVHGTSNGNGSLGVNFGMNCNFNNNNMSNHGSSTPMFPSELSSFFGNKDQSQNNLIAQTGGVIPALEKPKMFSDHHDINEVFSDTNNSQFHQNQHQGNLAGVNVGMNWNFNNNNMSNYGSSTPTFPSALSSSLGNKDQSQNNLIAQTGGVIPALEKPKMFSDHHDINEVFSDTNNSQFHQNQHQGNLAGVNVGMNWNFNNNNMSNYGSSTPTFPSALSSSLGNKDQSQNNLIAQTGGVIPALEKPKMFSDHHDINEVFSDTNNSQFHQNQHQGNLAGVNVGMNWNFNNNDMSNHGSSTPTVPSALSSFFGNKDQSQNNLISQTGGVIPALEKPKMFSDHHDINEVFSDTNNSQFHQNQHQGNLAAVNVGMNWNSNNNNMSNHGSSTPMFSSALSSFFGNKDQSQNNLVSQTGGVIPALEKPKIFSDHHDINEVFSDTNNSQFHQNQVE; translated from the exons ATGAAAAATGAAATTGAGCAAGAAAGTTTATCCTGTGGAGCACCGTGCTTCGTAAGAAAACCGATCAAACCAAACGATCCCAACAACATGTGGAAGCATGCTCTAGACCGCAGAATTAACG ATGGTTCAATCCAGGACGATACAGATGGTTCAATCCAGGACGATACAGATGGTTCAGAGAAAATCCAGGAGAAAACTTCAAGTAGTGATCCATGTGATGGAGATTCTTCATCAAAGAAGACTAAAAGGGTTACGATCAAATGGACGTCAGCCCTTGAAAATGAATTTTTCATGGCCATTGAACACATTGGCCTTCATA AGGCCACGCCTAAGaggattttaaaattcatggacCAGAAATCCCTGACGAGAGCACACATAGCCAGCAAACTACAG AAGTACCGACGAAACTTGAAAAGAGATGAAGATCAAAGAATGAAGGACAGAATAGCTATGCACTCAACATTTTCATCAGCAGATGGCTACATCAACCCACAACACTCTTACAACTACAACACAAGGCTAGGCAACAACAATCTTTTCAATGTCCAACCTGGCTATGGTCTCGGTCAAACTAGCTTCATGGGGAACAACAATGCTGGTTTACATGACTCTCTCAACTGTATGAACCGTAGACCCACCTATGATTTGAGCCAAACCGGATCCAAGTTGCTTCCCATGAGAGGCAATCTTGGGTTTCAAAACGGTATGCTGCCTGTAAAAGAGGAATGGAGAAGCATTCCCGGAACATCTCAAGCTCCTAGGTTTGGACAATATGGTACAACAAGCAATGCTTTGGGTATGAACTATAATCCTACTACTGGTACTATGGGCAGTAATAATTACGTTGGGATCAGAGGAGATGAAAATGGAGATTTGGTTGGACTTGGTGGATTAAGAGTTAATGGTAATGGTAATGGCTCTTTCAGTGGAGCAAGGGTTCATGGTACTGGTAGTGGCTCTCTTCAAGGAATGAGCGTTTATGGTAATGGTCATGGGTCGTCTCTTGGTGGAAGAGGAGTTCATGGTACTGGTAATGGCTCTCTTGAACGAATGAGAGTTCCTGGTAATGGTCATGGTACTGGTAATGGCTCTCTAGGTGGAATAAGAGTTCATGGTACTGGTAATGGCTCTCTTGAAAGAATAAGAGTTCCTGGTAATGGTCATGTTACTGGTAATGGTCATGGTACTGGTAATGGCTCTCTTGGTGGAATAAGAATCCATGGTAATAATAATGGAATAAGAATTCATGATACTAGTAATGGCTATGGCTCTTTTGGTGGAGTAAAAGTTCATGGTACTGGTAATAGTAATTTCTCTCCTGATGGAATCATAGTTCATGGTAATAGTAACAGTAATGACTCTCTTGGTGGAATAAGAGTTCATGGTACTGACTCTGTTGGTGGGATAAGAGTTCATGGTACTGATGCTGGCTCTGTAGTTGGAGGAAATGTTCATGGTACTAGTAATGGTAATGGTTCTCTTGGTGTAAATTTTGGCATGAACTGTAACTTCAATAACAACAACATGAGTAACCATGGAAGTTCAACTCCAATGTTTCCTTCTGAATTGTCATCGTTCTTTGGTAATAAGGATCAGTCACAAAACAACTTGATTGCTCAAACTGGTGGTGTGATCCCTGCACTAGAGAAACCCAAAATGTTTAGTGATCACCATGACATCAACGAGGTTTTTTCTGATACAAATAACTCTCAGTTTCATCAGAATCAG CATCAAGGTAACCTGGCTGGTGTAAATGTTGGCATGAACTGGAACTTCAATAACAACAACATGAGTAACTATGGAAGTTCAACTCCAACGTTTCCTTCTGCATTGTCATCGTCCTTGGGTAATAAGGATCAGTCACAAAACAACTTGATTGCTCAAACTGGTGGTGTGATCCCTGCACTAGAGAAACCCAAAATGTTTAGTGATCACCATGACATCAACGAGGTTTTTTCTGATACAAATAACTCTCAGTTTCATCAGAATCAG CATCAAGGTAACCTGGCTGGTGTAAATGTTGGCATGAACTGGAACTTCAATAACAACAACATGAGTAACTATGGAAGTTCAACTCCAACGTTTCCTTCTGCATTGTCATCGTCCTTGGGTAATAAGGATCAGTCACAAAACAACTTGATTGCTCAAACTGGTGGTGTGATCCCTGCACTAGAGAAACCCAAAATGTTTAGTGATCACCATGACATCAACGAGGTTTTTTCTGATACAAATAACTCTCAGTTTCATCAGAATCAG CATCAAGGTAACCTGGCTGGTGTAAATGTTGGCATGAACTGGAACTTCAATAACAACGACATGAGTAACCATGGAAGTTCAACTCCAACGGTTCCTTCTGCATTGTCATCGTTCTTTGGTAATAAGGATCAGTCACAAAACAACTTGATTTCTCAAACTGGTGGTGTGATCCCTGCACTAGAGAAACCCAAAATGTTTAGTGATCACCATGACATCAACGAGGTTTTTTCTGATACAAATAACTCTCAGTTTCATCAGAATCAG CATCAAGGTAACCTGGCTGCTGTAAATGTTGGCATGAACTGGAACTCCAATAACAACAACATGAGTAACCATGGAAGTTCAACTCCAATGTTTTCTTCTGCATTGTCATCGTTCTTTGGTAATAAGGATCAGTCACAAAACAACTTGGTTTCTCAAACTGGTGGTGTGATCCCTGCACTAgagaaaccaaaaatatttagtgATCACCATGACATCAACGAGGTTTTTTCTGATACAAATAACTCTCAGTTTCATCAGAATCAGGTAGAATGA
- the LOC125601364 gene encoding BAG family molecular chaperone regulator 2-like: MKKSLDFGISDQKHTKMMKMTIGTTAAGDGEWELRPGGMVVQRRTDDSSNVPHVIRVRVKYGSVHHEISINSQSTFGELKKRLSFKTGVHHEDMKILYKDKERDSKIFLDLCGVKDGSRLVLKEDPISQEKRFLEMRKLVAKEKANKSISDISFQADRLAGKLSAFDAVIGKGVKVEEKNLENLLEMLMNQLVKLDAILVDGDIKLKKKMQEERLQKYVKALDALKIKNSMQPQTQLKPQTQPQLKPQIQPQHKERDVVTVEEETSRKCTALSPGPPVIITTRWETFDSNATYAAEAKTVKPLHPKFKWVLFD, encoded by the exons atgaaaaagTCTTTAGACTTTGGAATTTCCGAtcagaaacacacaaaaatgatGAAAATGACAATTGGAACAACCGCCGCCGGCGACGGTGAATGGGAGCTCCGACCTGGTGGAATGGTTGTACAGAGACGAACAGATGATAGCTCCAACGTACCACATGTCATCCGTGttcgggtcaaatacgggtcgGTCCATCACGAGATCAGTATCAACTCTCAATCTACTTTCg GGGAATTAAAGAAGAGATTGTCTTTTAAGACAGGAGTTCATCATGAAGACATGAAGATTCTATACAAagacaaagaaagagattcaAAAATCTTTCTTGATCTTTGTGGTGTCAAAGATGGTTCGAGACTGGTTCTCAAAGAAGATCCAATTTCTCAGGAGAAACGTTTCCTTGAGATGAGGAAACTGGTCGCTAAAGAGAAAGCCAATAAATCAATATCCGACATTAGCTTCCAAGCCGATAGACTCGCCGGGAAA ctGTCGGCGTTTGATGCAGTGATTGGTAAAGGAGTGAAAGTTGAAGAGAAGAATCTGGAGAATCTGCTAGAGATGTTGATGAATCAGTTGGTGAAGCTCGATGCGATTCTAGTCGATGGAGATAttaaactgaagaagaagatgcag GAGGAAAGATTACAGAAGTACGTTAAGGCACTGGACGCATTGAAGATCAAGAACTCAATGCAACCACAAACGCAACTGAAACCTCAAACACAACCGCAGCTAAAACCGCAAATACAACCACAACACAAGGAACGAGATGTGGTGACAGTTGAGGAGGAAACGTCGAGAAAATGCACGGCCTTATCGCCAGGTCCTCCGGTTATCATAACGACGAGATGGGAAACGTTTGATTCCAATGCCACCTATGCGGCCGAGGCTAAAACGGTTAAACCGCTTCATCCAAAATTCAAATGGGTATTATTTGATTag
- the LOC125601363 gene encoding probable transcriptional regulator SLK2, with protein MAGGGLTPSSSASGIFFQGGGDDESQGGGGGGFMNSHFTSSYGNSSNPGCGGGPGYHNPAMMSVSTPGASSMLTDANSGGGGGISGGGPHLQRSASINNESYMRLPASPLSFSSSSVADGSTVVQRPPPPHHDPRGGSSATSIPTSRRASETFFQDPGQARKKPRVDSKQDDALQQQILRQWLQRQELLHQQQQGQNPQLQLLLQQQKMRQQQQYLQSLPPLQRIQLQQQQQVQQQQQQLQQQQMQQQQGAPRGYENSVCARRLMQYLYHQRQRPSEGSIGYWRKFVNEYFSPRAKKRWCLSHYDNVGHNTLGVSPQAATDEWQCDLCGSKSGRGFEATFDVLPRLNEIKFASGVIDELLYLSVPSERRFPSGIMVLEYAKAVQESVYEHIRVVREGHLRIIFSQELKILSWEFCTRRHEELLPRRLVAPQVNQLLQVAEKCQSTIDQSGPDGIHQQDLQANSNMVMAAGRQLAKSLESHSLNDLGFSKRYVRCLQISEVVSSMKDMIDFCRDQKVGPIEALKSYPYRMRTGKMQMQEMEQVANAAQGLPPDRNSLNKLMALRNNNNMNGQGSAQAAAFALTNYQTMLMKQNQEQTNGTLQQDSSRNMSPSPSYQGAGSLLGGVSSHMSPQRQMPSSSYNSSPHQQYQQQQPSCSGSNQALEQQIHQIWQQMANSNGGSGQQQQQQQSLSGQNMGRNRTDYVPTAETPSTSNRFRGMKGLDHGQNQEDMVSSNASLSFENNGFFGSEVDESMGYPWKA; from the exons ATGGCTGGTGGTGGATTGACTCCATCGTCTTCAGCCTCAGGGATCTTCTTTCAAGGAGGAGGAGACGACGAATCACAAGGCGGAGGCGGAGGAGGCTTCATGAACTCTCACTTCACTTCCTCTTACGGCAACTCATCTAACCCTGGATGTGGTGGTGGACCCGGCTACCACAATCCCGCTATGATGAGCGTCTCAACCCCTGGAGCTAGCTCCATGTTGACAGACGCCAactcaggaggaggaggagggatcTCTGGTGGCGGTCCGCATCTGCAGCGCAGCGCCAGCATCAATAACGAGTCTTACATGCGTTTACCCGCGTCGCCGTTGTCATTCTCCTCTTCCTCGGTCGCCGACGGGTCCACCGTCGTGCAGCGGCCGCCCCCTCCTCACCACGATCCCAGAGGTGGCTCCAGCGCCACGTCGATCCCCACGTCCCGCCGCGCGTCCGAGACGTTCTTTCAGGACCCGGGGCAAGCGAGGAAGAAGCCTCGGGTGGATTCGAAGCAGGACGACGCTCTCCAGCAGCAGATTCTGCGCCAGTGGCTTCAGAGGCAGGAGCTGCTGCATCAGCAGCAGCAAGGGCAGAACCCGCAGCTGCAGCTTTTGCTTCAGCAGCAGAAGATGAGGCAGCAGCAGCAGTATCTCCAGTCCTTGCCGCCGCTGCAGCGGATTCAACTCCAGCAGCAGCAACAGGTTCAGCAGCAACAGCAACAGTTACAACAGCAGCAGATGCAGCAACAACAAGGTGCGCCACGGGGTTATGAGAACAGCGTCTGCGCTCGGAGATTGATGCAGTATCTGTATCATCAGCGGCAAAGGCCTTCT GAGGGGAGTATTGGTTATTGGAGGAAGTTTGTGAACGAGTACTTCTCACCTCGTGCTAAGAAGAGATGGTGTCTCTCTCATTATGACAACGTGGGACATAACACACTTGGTGTTTCTCCTCAGGCTGCAACG GATGAGTGGCAGTGTGATCTTTGTGGTTCTAAATCAGGAAGAGGATTTG AAGCAACTTTTGATGTGTTGCCAAGGCTTAACGAGATCAAGTTCGCAAGCGGTGTCATTGACGAGCTTCTCTACCTAAGCGTCCCGTCTGAACGGAGGTTCCCTTCTGGAATCATGGTGTTGGAATACGCAAAGGCGGTTCAGGAGAGTGTGTATGAACACATCCGTGTGGTCCGTGAAGGCCATCTTAGAATCATATTCTCCCAAGAGCTTAAGATTCTCTCGTGGGAGTTTTGTACTCGTCGACATGAAGAGCTGCTTCCTCGTCGCCTTGTAGCCCCACAG GTGAACCAGTTGCTTCAGGTTGCTGAGAAGTGTCAGAGCACAATTGATCAGAGTGGACCAGATGGGATCCATCAGCAGGATCTGCAAGCAAATAGCAACAT GGTCATGGCTGCTGGACGTCAGCTAGCTAAAAGCTTGGAGTCACATTCACTCAATGACTTAGGCTTCTCCAAACGATATGTTCGGTGTTTACAG ATCTCTGAGGTTGTAAGCAGCATGAAAGACATGATTGACTTCTGCCGTGACCAAAAAGTTGGTCCAATAG AGGCGTTGAAGAGCTATCCATATAGAATGAGGACAGGGAAGATGCAGATGCAGGAGATGGAGCAAGTAGCTAATGCTGCTCAAGGGCTTCCACCTGATAGGAACAGTCTCAACAAGCTAATGGCCTTGCGCAATAACAACAATATGAACGGTCAGGGATCTGCACAAGCTGCCGCCTTTGCTCTTACCAACTACCAGACCATGCTAATGAAACAGAATCAGGAGCAAACCAACGGCACGCTCCAGCAAGATTCATCAAGAAACATGAGCCCATCCCCTAGCTACCAAGGGGCTGGTTCTTTGTTGGGTGGTGTTTCTTCACATATGTCTCCTCAGAGGCAAATGCCAAGCTCAAGTTATAATAGCTCACCTCATCAGCaataccaacaacaacaaccttcGTGTAGTGGCAGTAACCAAGCGCTGGAACAACAGATTCACCAAATATGGCAACAGATGGCTAACAGCAACGGAGGCTCCGGgcagcagcaacaacagcagCAGTCACTGTCTGGTCAGAACATGGGAAGAAACAGAACAGACTATGTTCCCACAGCGGAGACGCCAAGCACATCCAACAGGTTCAGAGGCATGAAAGGGTTAGACCATGGGCAAAACCAGGAGGATATGGTTTCTTCCAACGCATCACTCAGCTTTGAGAATAACGGGTTCTTTGGCAGTGAGGTTGATGAAAGCATGGGGTATCCTTGGAAGGCATGA